Within Bacillota bacterium, the genomic segment GTATTGATATAGTAGTGCATTCTGCATCCAAATACCTTGGAGGCCATAGTGATATAGTAGGTGGTGCCCTGATTTCATCAAAAGAAATTGTAGATGAAATATCCAATAAAGAACGGAGCCTCTTTGGAGCTGTTATGGACCCTCATCAGTCATGGTTATTATTAAGGGGCATAAGAACACTCCCTTTAAGAATGGAAAGGCATCAGCAAAACGCTATTCAGGTGGCGGAGTTCCTTGAAAAACACGAAAAAGTAAAGAAGGTTTTGTATCCGGGGCTAAAAAGCCATCCCCAGTATGAGCTTGCTTGCCGTCAGATGACAGGATGCTCCGGACTCATGAGCTTTGTGTTGGACTATAGTGATGAGCAGATTATGCGCTTTGTAAAGAAACTTAAGCTTTTCTACGAATGTCCCAGCTGGGGAGGATATGAGTGCATTATTAATACTCCCGGAGTAGGGATAAGTAAAGAAATGTCACAACTCACAGGCATTCCCAGGGGGCTAGTACGGATATCGGTAGGTTTGGAGAATGTGGAAACTATAATAAAGGATCTGGACGATGGTTTAAAGCTGTTGTAAAAATATTAAAATATATAGAAAAGGTTAATGGGAAATGGTAAAATGTGTACCATAGATAGTAAAATCCAAGGGAGGAAGGGAGGGAGGAAGTAAAACGTGTACATACATTTATAATATACTTGTGCATATATTTATACCTGTGTATATATTAAGAGAATAGGGAGGGAGTTGTATGGCGGAAAGAAACTTTTCCATGAAAGAATACTGGATGCAAAGGGTTAAAAACTGGGAACCT encodes:
- a CDS encoding aminotransferase class I/II-fold pyridoxal phosphate-dependent enzyme, whose protein sequence is MYEGWTKEDICTHWGEDSDRYLGAIVPPIFQTSIFSRKNGNYGYTYTRVSNPTTEIVEKKIAALEGGEAARCFSSGMAAITAAIMHCVSAGSHVIAPRNIYPPARAFLQDYLSKFGVEATFVDGTDVAEIEKSIRSNTRLIYLESPVSMIFMLQDLEQIANIAKSRGIVTVIDNTWATPIFQNPIKFGIDIVVHSASKYLGGHSDIVGGALISSKEIVDEISNKERSLFGAVMDPHQSWLLLRGIRTLPLRMERHQQNAIQVAEFLEKHEKVKKVLYPGLKSHPQYELACRQMTGCSGLMSFVLDYSDEQIMRFVKKLKLFYECPSWGGYECIINTPGVGISKEMSQLTGIPRGLVRISVGLENVETIIKDLDDGLKLL